One genomic segment of Candidatus Epulonipiscium sp. includes these proteins:
- a CDS encoding sodium pump decarboxylase gamma subunit, whose translation MFDNFILSLNIMWKGMLGIFVVILLITFVVIILSKIPVDDSKI comes from the coding sequence ATGTTTGATAATTTTATTCTTTCCCTAAATATAATGTGGAAAGGAATGCTTGGGATATTTGTAGTTATTTTATTAATTACCTTTGTCGTAATTATACTTTCCAAAATACCTGTGGATGATTCAAAAATTTAA
- the smpB gene encoding SsrA-binding protein SmpB has product MAKNPSNYKLIAQNKKANHDYFIEDTYEAGVVLAGTEVKSIRMGKASIKESFVRVRDGEVFIYNMHINPYEKGNIFNKDPLRTRKLLLHRSEISKILGAVTQKGYTIVPLKIYIKGSLVKVLIGVAKGKKLYDKREEIAKKDQRRQAEKDFKVKNLY; this is encoded by the coding sequence ATGGCAAAAAATCCATCGAACTATAAATTAATAGCACAAAATAAAAAGGCTAATCACGATTATTTTATTGAAGATACCTACGAAGCAGGGGTTGTCCTTGCAGGTACTGAGGTTAAATCAATTCGTATGGGTAAGGCTAGTATAAAAGAAAGTTTTGTTCGTGTAAGGGATGGGGAAGTATTCATCTATAATATGCATATAAATCCATATGAAAAAGGGAATATCTTCAATAAAGACCCCTTAAGAACAAGAAAACTACTCCTTCATAGAAGTGAAATCTCAAAAATTTTGGGTGCCGTAACGCAAAAGGGTTATACTATCGTTCCTTTGAAAATTTACATCAAAGGAAGTTTGGTCAAAGTCCTCATTGGTGTTGCTAAGGGTAAAAAATTATACGATAAACGAGAAGAGATTGCCAAGAAAGATCAAAGGCGACAGGCAGAAAAAGATTTCAAAGTCAAAAATCTGTATTAA
- a CDS encoding iron-containing alcohol dehydrogenase, with amino-acid sequence MDNFIFQNPTKIIFGKGTENEVGKEVSKYSKKILLHYGGGSIKKTGLYERVTTSLKGVGVEYLELSGVKPNPRLNLVREGIRICRENNVDFILAVGGGSVIDSSKAIAMGTVYEGDVWDFYTGKALPKAALPLGTVLTIPAAGSESSSSSVITNEEGWYKRGVGSDLIYPRFSILNPELTYTLPKYQVACGAADILAHLMERYFTNTKSVELIDRLIESTMKTIINNVPLVIKDSDNYDAWAQVMWAGTIAHNNILSTGRVGDWGSHDIEHELSGIYDVAHGAGLAVVFPAWMKYVYKYDLDRFIQFAVRVWNTEQDYFNPEETALKGIKKLEEFFKSIGLPITLEGLGIKDDRLEEMADKATDSDQSTLGNFVKLTKKDVYNILKLARE; translated from the coding sequence ATGGATAATTTTATATTTCAAAATCCTACAAAGATTATTTTTGGGAAAGGGACCGAGAATGAAGTAGGAAAAGAAGTTAGTAAATATAGCAAGAAAATATTACTTCATTATGGTGGTGGAAGCATTAAAAAAACAGGTCTCTATGAACGGGTGACTACATCTTTAAAGGGTGTAGGGGTTGAATATTTAGAACTTTCCGGGGTTAAGCCTAATCCAAGACTTAACCTTGTAAGGGAAGGAATAAGGATATGTCGTGAGAACAATGTCGATTTTATATTAGCAGTTGGGGGTGGCAGTGTTATTGATTCCTCCAAGGCAATTGCTATGGGAACGGTTTATGAGGGAGATGTTTGGGACTTTTATACCGGCAAAGCATTACCTAAGGCTGCTCTACCTTTAGGCACAGTCTTAACCATACCCGCTGCAGGTAGTGAATCTAGCAGTTCTTCCGTTATAACTAATGAAGAGGGATGGTATAAAAGGGGTGTAGGGTCCGATTTGATCTACCCTAGATTTTCTATACTAAATCCTGAATTGACCTACACTCTTCCGAAATATCAAGTTGCCTGTGGGGCGGCTGATATCTTAGCACATTTAATGGAAAGGTACTTTACGAATACTAAAAGCGTTGAATTGATAGATCGCCTGATTGAATCCACCATGAAAACAATTATCAATAATGTCCCTCTGGTTATTAAGGATTCAGATAATTATGATGCATGGGCACAGGTCATGTGGGCTGGTACAATAGCACATAATAATATACTTAGTACTGGGAGAGTAGGTGACTGGGGTTCCCATGATATAGAGCATGAGCTAAGTGGCATTTATGACGTAGCCCATGGAGCGGGATTAGCTGTTGTTTTCCCTGCATGGATGAAATATGTTTACAAATATGATTTAGATAGATTCATTCAATTTGCCGTTAGGGTATGGAATACAGAACAAGATTATTTTAATCCTGAGGAAACAGCTTTAAAGGGCATTAAGAAACTTGAAGAGTTTTTCAAGTCCATCGGTCTTCCTATTACTTTAGAAGGACTAGGGATTAAGGATGATAGATTAGAAGAGATGGCAGATAAAGCTACAGATTCAGACCAATCTACTTTAGGTAATTTTGTAAAACTAACTAAAAAAGATGTTTACAATATTTTAAAATTAGCAAGAGAATAA
- the rnr gene encoding ribonuclease R, protein MEENKDRKQLILDFMQHKDYTPMKIKQLSIILQVPNNEKVLLEELLGELIKEGKVIKTKKGKYAIPETLNMVIGVFQGNSKGFGFLLLDDPDSKDIFIPAEAVNGAMHKDKVLCKITRPAADGKRTEGEIVEILERGSDKIVGTYEQSRYFGFVIPDDKNFAKDIFIPKGANLGAVTGHKVVIKITDWGKDRRNPEGEVIEILGHINDPRTDILAIIKQFDMSMEFPEEVMSQTKGIPEEVLENSIEGRKDLRNIRMVTIDGEDAKDLDDAISLEKLSNGLYRLGVHIADVTHYVRENTPLDKEALDRGTSVYLVDRVIPMLPHKLSNGICSLNAGEDRLALSCIMDIDYNGNVQSHQIAETVINIDERMTYTNVKKILVDKDAKLMERYKDYIDFFKLMEKLCLILKNKRDKRGAIDFDFEEAKIILDEEGRAIDIKTHERNIATRIIEEFMLVCNETVAEDYFWQGIPFLYRSHQDPDSEKILKLSTFIHNFGYRIKGASNVHPKDLQKILMDIKSKPEENVISRLVLRSMQQARYTPNNDGHFGLAAKYYCHFTSPIRRYPDLQIHRIIKANLQGRMDDKYQNILKKKMADVAKHCSLRERTAEEAERQTEQLKKVEFMKDKIGEVYDGIISGITSWGMYVELSNTVEGLVHVTEMDDDYYIFDEQHYLLIGEKRKKIYRLGDQVKVKLIKADTIQRTIDFSLVLPEEDE, encoded by the coding sequence ATGGAAGAAAATAAAGATAGAAAGCAACTGATATTAGATTTTATGCAGCATAAGGATTATACCCCCATGAAAATAAAACAACTTAGTATAATTTTACAAGTCCCTAATAATGAAAAGGTATTATTAGAAGAATTACTAGGCGAATTGATTAAGGAAGGAAAAGTAATTAAAACTAAAAAGGGGAAATATGCTATCCCCGAAACTTTGAATATGGTTATAGGTGTTTTTCAAGGAAACAGTAAGGGTTTTGGATTTTTATTATTGGATGATCCAGATTCAAAGGACATCTTTATCCCTGCCGAGGCTGTGAATGGGGCTATGCATAAAGACAAGGTACTATGTAAAATAACAAGGCCTGCTGCAGATGGGAAAAGGACAGAAGGGGAAATTGTAGAGATACTTGAAAGAGGCTCGGATAAGATTGTGGGGACTTATGAACAAAGTAGATATTTTGGTTTTGTAATTCCCGATGATAAAAATTTCGCTAAGGATATTTTTATACCTAAGGGTGCTAATTTAGGGGCAGTTACGGGGCATAAGGTAGTCATTAAAATTACTGATTGGGGAAAGGATAGGAGAAATCCAGAAGGAGAAGTCATCGAAATATTAGGACATATAAATGATCCTAGAACCGATATACTAGCCATCATAAAACAATTTGACATGTCTATGGAATTCCCGGAAGAGGTAATGAGTCAAACGAAAGGTATCCCGGAAGAAGTTTTAGAAAATTCTATCGAGGGGAGGAAAGACCTTCGAAATATCAGAATGGTTACCATTGATGGGGAAGATGCAAAGGATTTAGACGATGCCATTTCCTTAGAAAAGCTTTCTAACGGATTGTATAGGTTAGGGGTACATATAGCTGATGTGACCCACTATGTAAGGGAAAACACCCCTTTAGATAAAGAAGCCCTGGATAGAGGTACCAGCGTATATTTAGTAGATAGGGTTATTCCCATGCTCCCCCATAAATTATCTAATGGTATATGCTCCCTTAATGCAGGAGAGGATAGGCTGGCCCTTAGTTGCATCATGGATATAGATTATAACGGTAATGTGCAAAGCCATCAAATAGCAGAAACAGTAATCAATATAGACGAAAGAATGACATATACCAATGTTAAAAAAATCTTAGTAGATAAAGATGCCAAATTAATGGAAAGATACAAGGATTATATAGACTTTTTCAAGCTAATGGAAAAGTTATGTTTAATTCTGAAAAATAAAAGGGATAAAAGAGGAGCAATAGATTTTGATTTTGAGGAGGCTAAGATAATACTGGACGAAGAAGGTCGTGCCATAGATATCAAAACCCATGAAAGAAATATTGCTACGAGAATTATAGAGGAGTTTATGTTGGTATGTAATGAAACTGTGGCTGAAGATTACTTTTGGCAAGGCATTCCTTTTTTATATCGTTCACATCAAGACCCTGATTCTGAAAAAATATTAAAGCTATCTACTTTTATTCATAATTTTGGATACCGCATAAAGGGAGCGAGTAATGTTCATCCAAAAGATTTACAAAAAATCTTAATGGATATAAAAAGTAAGCCCGAAGAAAACGTGATAAGCCGTTTGGTTCTTCGTTCGATGCAGCAAGCAAGATACACTCCTAATAATGATGGTCATTTTGGATTGGCTGCAAAATATTACTGTCATTTTACATCTCCTATAAGGCGATATCCCGACTTACAGATTCACAGAATTATTAAAGCAAATCTTCAGGGAAGAATGGATGATAAATATCAAAATATACTTAAAAAGAAAATGGCCGATGTGGCAAAGCATTGTTCCCTCAGAGAAAGAACTGCTGAAGAAGCAGAAAGGCAAACAGAACAGCTTAAAAAGGTTGAATTTATGAAAGACAAAATAGGTGAAGTGTATGATGGTATAATATCAGGGATTACCTCTTGGGGAATGTATGTTGAATTATCCAATACAGTAGAAGGTCTTGTCCATGTGACGGAAATGGATGATGATTATTATATATTTGATGAACAGCATTATTTACTTATTGGTGAAAAGAGAAAGAAGATTTATAGATTAGGAGATCAGGTAAAGGTAAAGCTTATAAAAGCAGATACCATACAAAGGACAATTGATTTTTCATTGGTATTACCTGAGGAAGATGAATAG
- a CDS encoding galactose mutarotase gives MSIIKRSFGKNEDGKEIFLFRLTNSKKMEVEITNYGGIIVSIFVPDKNGKIDDVTLGFDNLDSYLNKNPFFGALVGRHANRIEKGKFTLNEKTYYVVKNDGDNHLHGGVKGFDKQIWEPKIIEIDNGESLELTYLSKDGEENYPGNLKVRVTYTLNEENELKIDYYAISDKDTVVNLTNHAYFNLKGHGSGDILDHELMINSDRFTVINDECIPIGQFRDVKGTPMDFTSLTPIRKGIFSEDEQVKCGKGYDHNWVLNVNGKVPEKAGELFEPSSGRLMEFFTTKPGVQFYSGNFIEDCPTGKDGVEYGRRAGLCLETQYFPNALNHEHFPSPILRAGEEYKHITIYKFSIR, from the coding sequence ATGAGCATTATAAAAAGGAGTTTTGGAAAAAATGAAGATGGGAAAGAAATATTTCTTTTTAGGCTTACCAATTCTAAAAAAATGGAAGTTGAAATCACCAATTATGGGGGGATAATAGTCTCTATTTTTGTTCCCGATAAAAATGGTAAGATAGATGATGTAACACTCGGTTTTGATAATCTTGATAGCTACCTAAACAAAAACCCGTTTTTTGGGGCGTTGGTTGGTAGACATGCTAATAGAATTGAAAAAGGTAAATTTACCCTTAATGAAAAAACCTATTATGTTGTTAAAAACGATGGAGATAATCATTTGCACGGTGGGGTTAAAGGTTTTGATAAACAGATATGGGAACCAAAGATTATCGAAATTGATAACGGGGAAAGTTTGGAACTTACTTACCTAAGCAAGGATGGGGAAGAAAATTACCCGGGAAATCTTAAGGTGAGGGTTACATACACCCTTAATGAAGAGAATGAACTAAAAATAGATTATTATGCTATTAGTGATAAGGATACAGTAGTTAACCTCACAAATCATGCTTATTTTAATTTAAAAGGCCATGGAAGTGGAGATATTCTAGACCATGAATTGATGATTAATTCTGACAGGTTTACTGTGATTAATGATGAATGTATTCCAATAGGTCAATTTAGGGATGTAAAAGGTACCCCTATGGATTTTACTTCCTTAACCCCTATTAGAAAAGGAATATTTTCAGAGGATGAACAAGTTAAGTGTGGGAAAGGATATGACCATAATTGGGTGTTAAATGTAAATGGAAAAGTCCCTGAAAAGGCAGGAGAATTATTTGAACCTAGCAGCGGACGACTAATGGAATTTTTTACAACAAAACCCGGGGTTCAATTTTATTCTGGAAATTTTATTGAAGACTGTCCTACGGGTAAGGACGGGGTGGAGTATGGTAGAAGAGCTGGCCTCTGTCTTGAAACCCAGTACTTCCCCAATGCATTAAACCATGAACATTTTCCTTCACCGATACTTAGAGCAGGAGAGGAATACAAACATATCACGATTTATAAATTCTCTATAAGATAA
- a CDS encoding D-alanyl-D-alanine carboxypeptidase encodes MKRKLFIALIFILVLINISPIKAEEVSLSIQSEAVILIEESTGKVLFEKNAYQKMYPASTTKILTALIALENLDANKIIKIGNEVYSVPLDASKAGHIPGDEITLKDLLISLLLPSGNDSAFVIATEVAKKTTGNDTLDFNSAITEFAILMNERAKEIKVTNTNFVNPHGYHDENHYTTAYELALITREALKNPEFKEIIKMPLSTIGSEGAQNQRTLTFRNRNLLLDSRDNNTYYPYATGGKTGFTDEAGECLVATATKDGMNLIAVILKSPKDTRWNETKALFDYGFESFKFHKVVDKGEIVSIVDVEKASPKGPAQLEVISKDEYTDLFHKNDISKIKENITLNTETLIAPIVQGETVGEVTFTLGGEELSKIKLDAKYDIEKRTIWDVMISIEAIPYWSGIIGGIIILCGVMNMLKKRKRKKGFHLR; translated from the coding sequence GTGAAACGAAAACTATTTATTGCTTTAATATTTATTTTAGTACTAATTAATATTTCTCCTATCAAAGCTGAGGAAGTTTCTCTTTCTATACAGTCCGAAGCAGTGATTCTCATTGAAGAAAGTACCGGTAAAGTACTTTTTGAAAAGAATGCTTACCAAAAAATGTATCCGGCTAGTACAACTAAAATTTTAACAGCATTGATTGCTTTGGAAAACTTAGACGCAAATAAAATTATTAAAATAGGTAACGAAGTATACTCCGTACCTTTAGATGCAAGTAAAGCTGGACATATTCCTGGGGATGAGATTACTCTAAAAGATTTATTGATATCTTTATTGTTACCATCTGGTAATGATTCGGCATTTGTTATTGCTACAGAGGTGGCAAAAAAAACTACGGGTAATGACACCTTAGATTTCAACAGTGCGATTACAGAATTTGCAATTTTAATGAACGAAAGAGCTAAAGAAATAAAGGTAACCAATACAAATTTTGTTAACCCCCATGGGTATCATGATGAAAATCATTATACTACTGCTTATGAATTGGCTCTAATTACAAGAGAAGCCTTAAAAAATCCTGAATTTAAAGAAATCATTAAAATGCCTTTATCCACTATTGGAAGTGAAGGTGCACAAAACCAGAGAACATTAACCTTTAGAAATAGGAACTTACTTCTAGATTCAAGAGATAACAACACATATTATCCCTATGCTACAGGTGGGAAAACCGGATTTACTGACGAGGCGGGAGAATGCCTTGTTGCAACTGCAACGAAGGATGGAATGAATTTGATTGCAGTTATTTTAAAGAGCCCTAAGGACACAAGATGGAATGAAACCAAGGCATTATTTGACTATGGCTTTGAAAGTTTCAAATTCCATAAGGTAGTAGACAAGGGAGAGATTGTAAGTATAGTTGATGTAGAAAAGGCATCCCCTAAGGGGCCAGCACAATTAGAAGTAATATCAAAAGATGAGTATACGGACCTATTTCACAAAAACGATATTTCAAAGATTAAGGAAAATATAACTTTAAATACTGAAACTCTTATTGCACCTATTGTACAGGGAGAAACCGTAGGAGAGGTAACCTTTACCTTAGGTGGGGAAGAACTTTCTAAGATTAAGTTGGACGCAAAATACGATATTGAAAAGCGTACAATATGGGATGTCATGATTTCAATTGAAGCTATTCCGTATTGGAGCGGGATTATAGGTGGCATAATCATCTTATGCGGAGTGATGAATATGTTAAAGAAAAGAAAAAGAAAAAAAGGTTTTCATCTTAGATAA
- a CDS encoding HAD family hydrolase yields the protein MYKNYLFDLYGTLINIKTDEEKSSFWKGLAQFYSFNGAPYEGLELKLIYLQKIREKKEGNLKTKYPEVKLVEVITEMYWEKGIKPSLELIIHTTQFFRITSTEYIKLYDGVIKFLDILKGRGKKLYVLSNAQREFTLPELDYLGIAKYFDGIYISSDYEICKPDIQFINELIKREKLSVKESIMIGNDHIADVGVATGVGMDCLYIHSNLSQELESTPKCKYTIMDGDLKDIWHQI from the coding sequence ATGTATAAGAATTATTTGTTTGATTTATATGGAACACTAATTAATATCAAAACAGACGAGGAAAAGTCAAGTTTTTGGAAAGGACTGGCACAATTTTATAGTTTTAATGGTGCCCCATACGAAGGCCTGGAATTAAAATTAATATACTTACAGAAAATAAGAGAAAAAAAAGAGGGTAATTTAAAAACAAAATATCCAGAGGTAAAACTAGTTGAAGTCATTACTGAAATGTACTGGGAAAAAGGAATTAAACCTTCCCTAGAATTAATAATCCATACAACTCAATTTTTTAGAATTACGTCTACTGAATACATTAAACTTTATGACGGTGTCATAAAGTTTTTAGATATACTAAAGGGTAGAGGAAAGAAACTATATGTTCTATCAAATGCCCAACGTGAATTTACATTACCCGAATTAGATTATTTAGGAATAGCCAAATATTTTGATGGGATTTATATTTCTTCAGATTATGAGATTTGTAAACCTGATATACAGTTTATCAACGAATTAATTAAAAGAGAGAAACTATCAGTGAAAGAAAGCATTATGATTGGAAATGATCACATTGCAGATGTAGGAGTAGCTACAGGAGTTGGAATGGACTGCCTATATATTCACTCGAACCTTTCCCAAGAACTAGAAAGTACTCCAAAATGTAAGTATACTATAATGGATGGAGATTTAAAAGATATTTGGCATCAAATATGA
- a CDS encoding methyl-accepting chemotaxis protein: protein MKDRKSFYTYRRGLFSNIGITQRLIITFIILSVVPLSIIAGFSYFNAEKTVKDKVGFYSKKMIEQLAININSKIDEFERITKMVIGNDELMKNIEKRNFDSLSEKNNNDENIKNALFSMNFSNSSMEALYIYRYDGEIFKAGSRINLGKELGGESEEQVLKDLLEVSKETGDDMIWTTGFNDTYRYVLLLKQIKSVKTADNLGVLVIVINGSELNSVIEQAGLVGSASMTLIDKDKRIITSLKGLEVNDEVIGTEFAEKYLDRIYGEEPSDNFTNSNEVISYSTTKNGWKLIIKEPISELMKEMKVVKQGIIGILIFCIVVSILVGMFISFSISRPLRLIMNLMGRIEQGDLTVSSPIIGKNEIGKLSHSFNKMIDNIRNLIMQTQHVADQVENDTDVIKGSSEQSAASSNQVATAISELAEGASEQSKQVDNTNKLMDKLANNINHVIKRIEDMIDMIEQTETSRDYAVNTMEQLNEKTKSAVESSNIIYEEIRQLSEETKEVIQVVKVIAGISEQTNLLALNAAIEAARAGKAGKGFAVVADEIRKLAMGTKDATGMINKIISNIQTKTDKAVGIVETSDKIFEEQKVMVYETNNAFNDMAQCMQNMIQQIEDINEKIEDIEQQKEQSVDAITNISAIVQESAASIEEVTATSQEQTSSADQLALLANNLTSVIQNLKNSLNQFKI from the coding sequence ATGAAGGACAGAAAAAGCTTTTATACTTATAGGAGGGGTCTATTTAGCAATATTGGAATTACCCAAAGATTAATTATAACCTTTATTATATTAAGTGTTGTTCCGCTAAGTATAATAGCGGGTTTTTCCTACTTTAATGCAGAAAAAACAGTCAAGGATAAGGTTGGTTTTTATTCAAAGAAGATGATTGAACAATTGGCTATTAATATTAATTCTAAAATAGATGAATTTGAAAGAATAACCAAAATGGTTATTGGAAATGATGAATTAATGAAAAATATAGAGAAGCGAAATTTTGATAGTCTTTCAGAAAAAAATAATAATGATGAAAATATAAAGAATGCATTGTTCTCCATGAACTTTTCAAATAGTTCAATGGAAGCGCTCTATATTTATAGATATGATGGAGAAATATTCAAGGCAGGTAGTAGAATTAATCTGGGAAAGGAATTAGGCGGGGAAAGTGAAGAACAAGTTTTAAAGGATTTACTTGAAGTTTCTAAAGAAACAGGGGACGATATGATATGGACAACAGGCTTTAATGATACATACAGATATGTACTTTTATTAAAACAGATAAAAAGCGTAAAAACGGCAGATAATCTAGGAGTATTGGTTATTGTAATTAATGGCAGCGAACTAAATTCTGTTATTGAACAGGCAGGGCTTGTTGGTAGCGCCAGTATGACATTAATAGACAAAGATAAAAGGATAATCACAAGCCTTAAGGGACTTGAAGTTAATGATGAAGTAATAGGCACTGAATTTGCAGAGAAATATTTGGATAGAATATATGGAGAAGAACCTTCTGATAATTTTACAAATTCTAATGAGGTAATAAGCTATTCCACTACAAAAAACGGGTGGAAGTTAATTATTAAGGAGCCCATTTCTGAGTTAATGAAGGAAATGAAAGTAGTAAAACAAGGTATTATAGGCATACTCATTTTTTGTATAGTTGTATCTATATTAGTAGGGATGTTCATTTCTTTTAGTATTTCTAGGCCATTGAGACTTATAATGAATTTAATGGGTAGAATTGAGCAAGGGGACCTAACAGTATCATCACCTATTATTGGTAAAAATGAAATAGGAAAATTATCCCATAGCTTTAACAAAATGATAGATAATATTCGTAATTTAATTATGCAGACACAACATGTGGCAGATCAGGTAGAAAATGATACAGACGTAATAAAAGGCTCTTCAGAGCAATCGGCAGCGTCATCTAATCAAGTAGCCACAGCTATTAGCGAATTAGCAGAAGGAGCTAGTGAGCAATCAAAACAAGTTGATAATACAAATAAGCTCATGGATAAATTAGCAAATAACATCAACCATGTTATAAAAAGAATAGAAGATATGATAGATATGATTGAGCAAACAGAAACTTCGAGGGATTATGCAGTGAATACGATGGAACAATTAAATGAAAAAACTAAAAGTGCTGTAGAATCATCTAATATAATATATGAAGAAATTAGGCAATTAAGTGAAGAAACAAAAGAAGTTATTCAAGTGGTTAAGGTAATAGCAGGAATTAGTGAGCAGACAAATCTACTTGCCCTAAACGCAGCAATAGAAGCAGCTAGGGCAGGAAAAGCAGGAAAGGGTTTTGCAGTGGTTGCTGATGAAATCCGTAAGCTGGCCATGGGAACTAAGGATGCTACAGGTATGATTAATAAAATCATTTCTAACATTCAGACTAAGACTGATAAGGCAGTTGGAATTGTTGAGACTTCCGATAAGATTTTTGAAGAGCAAAAGGTAATGGTTTATGAAACAAACAATGCTTTTAATGATATGGCTCAATGCATGCAAAACATGATACAGCAGATAGAGGATATAAATGAAAAGATAGAGGATATAGAGCAGCAAAAGGAACAGTCAGTAGATGCTATCACTAACATTTCAGCTATTGTACAAGAAAGCGCAGCATCAATTGAAGAAGTAACTGCAACCAGCCAAGAACAGACGAGTTCTGCAGATCAGCTGGCACTACTTGCAAACAACCTAACCAGTGTAATTCAGAACTTGAAAAATTCGCTAAACCAATTTAAAATATAA
- a CDS encoding chromate transporter yields the protein MKELIDLFLVFARIGGFTFGGGYAMLPIIQKEVVEERKWATDEEVLDYYAIGQCTPGIIAINTATFIGYKRKGILGSIFATAGMVAPSLVIITIVAMFFQHFQDYPIVQHALGGIRVSVVALITHTIIKMWNQSVKDWIGIVLFTLSFLLIAFTNISPVFVILLSGALGTLINLRKKVDS from the coding sequence ATGAAAGAACTTATTGATTTATTTCTTGTTTTTGCCCGTATAGGTGGCTTTACCTTTGGGGGAGGATATGCAATGCTACCCATTATCCAAAAAGAAGTAGTAGAAGAAAGGAAATGGGCCACTGACGAAGAAGTCCTCGATTACTATGCCATTGGACAATGCACCCCCGGAATTATCGCTATTAATACAGCTACTTTTATAGGCTATAAAAGAAAAGGCATCCTTGGTTCTATCTTTGCTACGGCAGGAATGGTTGCCCCTTCCTTAGTAATCATAACAATTGTAGCAATGTTTTTTCAACATTTCCAGGACTATCCTATTGTGCAACATGCCTTGGGGGGGATAAGAGTATCTGTAGTTGCCTTAATCACCCATACAATCATTAAAATGTGGAATCAATCTGTTAAAGATTGGATTGGAATTGTACTGTTTACCTTATCTTTTCTTTTAATTGCATTTACAAATATTTCTCCTGTGTTTGTCATACTCCTTAGCGGTGCCTTGGGTACCTTAATAAATCTTCGTAAAAAGGTGGATTCATGA
- a CDS encoding chromate transporter produces the protein MIYLLLFLEFFKIGLFSIGGGLATLPFLHQMVDKYNWITTYDLLNMIAVSESTPGPIGINTATFVGYKGGGILGSLVATLGIVAPSVIIIILIAHYYMRFSEHPYVRASLNGIRPAVVGLISAAGFEVAKLTLLNTEQLKVGSNLLKILNYKAIILFLIILYLIQKYKKHPILFIIISGFIGVLLRY, from the coding sequence ATGATTTACTTATTATTATTTCTAGAGTTTTTTAAAATCGGTTTATTCTCCATTGGTGGTGGGCTTGCTACCCTCCCCTTCCTGCATCAAATGGTGGATAAATACAATTGGATAACTACTTATGATTTGTTAAATATGATTGCTGTTTCAGAATCCACCCCAGGACCTATAGGGATTAATACTGCCACCTTTGTAGGATATAAAGGGGGAGGTATCTTAGGTTCTCTTGTTGCTACTTTGGGGATAGTAGCCCCGTCGGTTATTATTATTATACTTATTGCCCATTATTATATGAGATTTAGTGAACATCCCTATGTAAGGGCCAGCCTAAACGGTATTCGTCCTGCTGTTGTGGGCCTTATATCGGCTGCAGGTTTTGAAGTAGCAAAACTCACCCTATTAAATACAGAACAACTTAAGGTGGGAAGTAATTTATTGAAAATCTTAAACTATAAAGCTATTATATTGTTCTTGATTATACTTTACCTAATCCAAAAATATAAAAAACATCCTATACTATTTATTATTATCTCTGGATTCATAGGGGTTCTCTTAAGATATTAG